The Methanococcoides sp. AM1 region AAGTCAAGACGAATTATATCAATGTGACATCAGTTCCTATACTTCCGGTATCCGATTTCAGTGCTAATGTCACTGAAGGCTATGCACCACTTACTGTTTCATTCACTGATCTCTCAACCAATGCAACCTCATGGTCCTGGGATATTGATGCTGACGGTACCGAGGATTACTCCAGTCAGAATATAATTCATACGTATGATACAGCTGGT contains the following coding sequences:
- a CDS encoding PKD domain-containing protein, yielding MTSVPILPVSDFSANVTEGYAPLTVSFTDLSTNATSWSWDIDADGTEDYSSQNIIHTYDTAG